One Sporocytophaga myxococcoides genomic window carries:
- a CDS encoding cytochrome c oxidase subunit 3: MATTAVIDEKEKRSLWGGGAEPLKASYGKLMMWFFLLSDALSFSGLLITYGLSRFAHNAYTGKIADFVPSADYWPVPEKVFTHIPFTHDPYPLVFVGIMTFILIMSSVTMVLAVEAGHRMDKEEVLKWMLWTIIGGAAFLGCQAWEWTIFIIGDKGRMLADGTMFYGANLHQNEYGPVLFADLFFFITGFHGTHVLSGVIINMIVFYNVAIGTYERLGHYEMVEKVGLYWHFVDLVWVFVFTFFYLV, translated from the coding sequence ATGGCAACAACAGCAGTCATTGACGAAAAAGAAAAAAGAAGTTTGTGGGGTGGAGGTGCTGAACCCCTTAAGGCAAGTTACGGAAAGCTGATGATGTGGTTTTTCCTGCTTTCTGATGCTTTAAGCTTTTCCGGTTTATTAATTACTTACGGTTTAAGCAGATTTGCACATAATGCATATACAGGGAAAATAGCTGATTTTGTACCTTCAGCGGATTATTGGCCCGTGCCTGAAAAAGTGTTTACACACATTCCTTTTACTCATGATCCGTATCCTCTTGTATTTGTTGGAATTATGACATTTATCCTTATTATGAGTAGTGTTACAATGGTTCTTGCTGTTGAAGCGGGTCATAGAATGGATAAAGAAGAAGTATTGAAGTGGATGCTTTGGACAATTATTGGGGGGGCTGCCTTTTTAGGTTGTCAGGCTTGGGAGTGGACAATTTTCATAATAGGAGACAAAGGAAGAATGTTGGCTGACGGAACTATGTTCTACGGTGCTAATCTTCATCAAAATGAATATGGTCCTGTTTTATTTGCAGATTTGTTTTTCTTCATCACAGGTTTCCATGGCACGCACGTATTAAGTGGAGTTATCATTAATATGATAGTATTCTACAACGTAGCTATCGGTACTTATGAAAGACTCGGACATTATGAAATGGTTGAGAAAGTTGGTCTTTACTGGCACTTTGTAGATCTTGTATGGGTGTTTGTATTTACTTTCTTCTATCTGGTTTAA
- a CDS encoding SCO family protein, whose amino-acid sequence MNKIIKTGILALLLVIPVFLFQYFKFFGKNHYKLPVFFATDSVLNDKGQYTITEAHVIPDFSFKNQEGIVIKGKEIKGKILVVDFFFSRCPGICPQMTNQLIRVQEKFKEDPQFQILSFTVDPEYDTVAVLKSYARKYGAIPEKWNFLTGTKDSIYTLAQKGFFITAMEDRERPLDFIHSEKLVLVDKEGRIRGYYNGTDSEEVDRLITEIQVLQYEYAN is encoded by the coding sequence ATGAATAAAATTATTAAAACCGGTATACTAGCTTTACTTCTGGTAATACCGGTTTTTCTATTTCAGTATTTTAAGTTCTTTGGGAAAAATCATTATAAACTTCCTGTTTTCTTCGCAACAGATTCAGTTTTAAATGATAAAGGACAATATACTATCACAGAAGCGCACGTAATCCCTGATTTTTCATTTAAAAATCAGGAAGGGATAGTAATTAAAGGGAAGGAAATCAAAGGAAAAATTCTGGTTGTGGATTTTTTCTTTTCTCGTTGCCCGGGAATTTGTCCTCAAATGACAAATCAGCTTATCAGGGTACAGGAAAAATTTAAAGAGGATCCTCAATTTCAGATTCTTTCATTTACTGTAGATCCTGAATATGATACTGTTGCGGTATTAAAATCTTATGCCCGCAAATATGGGGCTATTCCCGAAAAATGGAATTTTCTGACCGGAACTAAAGATTCTATCTATACTCTCGCCCAGAAAGGATTTTTCATTACAGCTATGGAGGATAGAGAGAGACCTCTTGATTTTATTCACAGTGAGAAACTCGTTCTAGTAGACAAAGAAGGGAGAATCAGAGGATATTACAATGGAACAGATTCTGAAGAAGTTGATCGCTTAATCACTGAAATACAAGTTCTGCAATATGAATACGCAAATTAA
- a CDS encoding sensor histidine kinase, with protein sequence MKNLLRKNVFLFLSLLFFLLSLVTWNFFNNSSETINKKKIVNTISGQIELFLQKNEKSSELLFKTLENKSRYSFSSLNIPSDYPYYIFKNKQLIYWSDFRYVPLYDHVKGEYSEKVLFQKTGKYLVSQKKLVTEKDVFEVYFLTPVRAYINQPATFNDMVAFKPIINDNNVRVLANPASDPDLNIYSPQKEFLFSIEFFEINKIKSSSLLFTYIVLSFLALASLVTALYRVALKISEKNFDLATVILVFNLLVIRIAMLFLNYPSFLSDFGLFNPKYFASSVLSPSLGDLLLNFIFLFLTGLFVFMNFHRSRLLQKANNLSDIFRKAFSVVLIVIALLIQHQFFFILRAISLNSTWSIDITTDISFGFFRTSSIVAFVFASINLFLLLHLIVRVLQFFCDNQILKIIWASIIAWSIFSVFFYFTLDEISISVSLACLVYILVISFLKLPRQFIRFRYGTYIYLIFSGLLSAFTAAVSIYVTQEEKEVIRKQKFASQLVIDNDVLGEYLLSDASKKIKEDIFIKSRLVTPFSSKDIIEQKIKKIYLSNYFDKYDVAVSVFDASGDVFEKKSYYANYFELLSELKKGQHRTEYKNIYFQRENLKDGFRRYICFNEIEKNNVIIGYIIIELKHRKIIPNSVYPELFLDKKVFENFDNKNYHYAVFSDSALLYSSGNFNYDKNLPVIDLSNKRIYNEGVKLKGFHHLAFRPGNGKIIVVSSPEYAYADIFSNFSFLFLILIVSILLFIVGYAVLFRFKKDTMSLSAKIQIYLNIAFFLPLFIVSVITLSIISNTYRENLYKAFIKKAESISGNISVYLEGYKKDISKKEKLENTVLQVSQFTESDINIFNNGGKLLISSQPAIYNAGIVSEMMNPKAYSGIIETRKNVVMLTESVGKLNYKNVYVAIRSFETGNLLGILSIPFFESKAELEKQVIEVLTTIINIFVTIFIVFIALSYFVSHLLTNPLKIITHRIRRTSFGEENEPLEWKSKDEIGLLVGEYNEMLVKLEESKRALSRSEKESAWREMAKQVAHEIKNPLTPMKLTIQHLQRMLKDEADNGKAVTQKSLNTLLDQINNLNEIATSFSSFAKMPNPKSERIEVSGIAESVVNLYNNSKDAIVEIFKEPGKYYVIGDEQAMNSIFTNLILNGIQSVPYERKPHVKVIFSEEDSKNLLIEIRDNGSGIPESVRSKVFIPNFSTKFSGSGIGLAVAKKGVEHAGGKIWFTTEDGIGTSFFIELPLIH encoded by the coding sequence TTGAAAAATCTTTTAAGAAAGAACGTATTTCTATTTTTATCCCTCCTGTTTTTTCTATTATCATTAGTAACCTGGAATTTTTTTAATAACAGCAGCGAAACAATCAATAAAAAGAAGATTGTTAATACTATTTCCGGTCAAATTGAACTTTTTCTGCAAAAAAATGAAAAGTCTTCAGAGCTTCTGTTTAAAACCCTTGAAAATAAATCCAGATATTCATTTTCGAGTTTAAATATACCATCTGATTATCCTTATTACATATTCAAGAATAAGCAACTTATTTATTGGTCTGACTTCAGGTATGTTCCTCTTTATGATCATGTAAAAGGGGAGTATTCCGAAAAAGTTCTATTTCAGAAGACAGGGAAATACCTTGTATCTCAAAAGAAATTGGTCACTGAAAAGGATGTTTTCGAAGTTTATTTTTTAACACCTGTTAGGGCATATATCAATCAGCCGGCGACATTCAATGATATGGTTGCTTTCAAGCCAATCATAAATGATAATAACGTACGTGTTCTGGCTAATCCGGCCAGTGACCCTGATCTAAATATATATTCTCCTCAGAAGGAATTTCTGTTTTCTATTGAGTTTTTTGAAATCAATAAAATTAAGAGTAGCTCTCTGCTATTCACCTATATTGTCCTGAGCTTCCTTGCTTTGGCTTCGCTTGTTACCGCACTTTACAGAGTAGCATTAAAAATTTCTGAAAAGAATTTTGATCTTGCTACTGTAATTCTTGTGTTCAACCTTCTGGTGATAAGAATTGCGATGTTATTTTTAAATTATCCTTCATTTTTGTCGGATTTTGGCCTCTTCAATCCAAAGTATTTTGCTTCATCTGTTTTGTCTCCTTCGTTAGGTGACTTATTGCTAAATTTTATCTTCCTTTTTCTGACTGGACTTTTTGTATTTATGAACTTCCACCGTTCAAGATTATTACAAAAGGCGAATAACCTTTCCGATATTTTCAGAAAGGCATTTTCAGTAGTTTTAATCGTTATAGCTTTACTGATTCAACATCAATTTTTCTTTATCTTAAGAGCGATTTCGCTTAATTCCACATGGTCAATTGATATAACAACGGATATTAGTTTCGGCTTTTTCCGTACCTCGTCAATTGTTGCTTTTGTTTTTGCTTCTATAAACCTGTTTTTATTACTGCATTTGATTGTAAGGGTGTTGCAGTTTTTCTGTGATAACCAGATTTTAAAAATAATCTGGGCTAGCATCATTGCCTGGTCTATATTTTCAGTATTCTTTTATTTTACTCTTGATGAAATTTCTATATCAGTAAGTCTGGCCTGCCTGGTTTATATATTGGTTATTTCATTCCTTAAGCTTCCAAGGCAGTTTATCAGATTCCGTTATGGAACTTATATCTATCTGATATTTTCCGGATTGCTGTCGGCCTTTACTGCTGCAGTTTCTATCTATGTGACCCAGGAAGAAAAAGAGGTAATAAGGAAACAGAAATTTGCCTCTCAGTTAGTAATAGATAATGACGTATTAGGTGAATATCTTTTGTCGGATGCTTCTAAGAAAATAAAAGAAGATATCTTTATTAAAAGCAGACTTGTCACACCCTTTTCTTCAAAAGATATTATAGAACAAAAGATCAAGAAGATTTATCTTTCTAACTATTTTGATAAATATGATGTAGCTGTTTCTGTATTTGATGCCTCAGGGGACGTCTTTGAAAAGAAATCATATTATGCAAACTACTTTGAGTTGTTGTCAGAGCTAAAGAAAGGTCAGCACAGAACGGAGTATAAGAATATTTACTTTCAAAGGGAAAATCTGAAGGATGGTTTCAGAAGATATATCTGTTTTAACGAAATTGAGAAAAATAATGTCATTATTGGGTATATCATTATTGAATTGAAGCATAGAAAGATCATTCCCAATAGTGTATATCCTGAGTTATTCCTTGATAAAAAAGTCTTTGAAAACTTTGATAACAAGAATTATCATTATGCTGTATTTTCTGACAGTGCTTTATTATATAGTTCGGGTAATTTTAATTATGATAAAAACCTTCCTGTTATTGACCTTTCCAATAAAAGGATTTATAACGAAGGGGTCAAACTGAAAGGCTTTCACCACCTTGCTTTCAGACCGGGAAATGGAAAGATCATAGTAGTCTCTTCTCCTGAATATGCTTATGCAGATATATTTTCCAATTTTTCATTTCTGTTTCTTATCCTTATAGTCAGTATACTATTATTCATAGTGGGATATGCTGTTCTGTTCAGGTTTAAAAAAGACACCATGAGTTTATCGGCAAAAATTCAGATTTACCTGAATATTGCCTTTTTCCTGCCTCTGTTCATAGTAAGCGTTATTACACTGAGTATTATCAGTAATACTTACAGAGAAAATCTTTATAAAGCATTTATCAAAAAAGCAGAAAGCATTAGCGGTAATATATCAGTTTACCTTGAGGGGTATAAAAAGGATATTTCGAAAAAGGAAAAACTGGAAAATACAGTGCTACAGGTGTCACAGTTTACTGAGTCTGATATTAATATTTTTAATAATGGAGGAAAACTACTGATCTCCAGTCAGCCTGCTATTTATAATGCCGGAATTGTATCTGAGATGATGAATCCCAAGGCATATTCAGGTATCATTGAAACCAGAAAAAATGTAGTGATGCTTACCGAATCTGTTGGAAAACTTAACTATAAAAATGTCTATGTAGCTATACGTTCCTTTGAAACAGGGAATTTGCTGGGGATTCTGAGTATACCTTTTTTTGAATCGAAAGCAGAGCTTGAAAAGCAGGTAATTGAAGTATTGACGACCATTATCAATATTTTTGTCACAATCTTTATTGTCTTTATTGCATTGTCTTATTTTGTAAGTCACCTTCTGACCAATCCTTTGAAAATTATTACGCACAGGATTCGTCGTACCTCCTTCGGTGAGGAAAATGAACCTCTTGAATGGAAATCGAAGGATGAAATAGGGCTACTTGTCGGAGAGTATAATGAAATGCTTGTCAAGCTGGAAGAGAGTAAACGCGCACTTTCCAGAAGTGAAAAAGAGTCGGCCTGGAGGGAAATGGCAAAGCAGGTTGCTCATGAAATTAAAAATCCGCTTACTCCAATGAAACTGACAATTCAGCACCTTCAAAGAATGTTGAAAGATGAAGCGGACAATGGAAAGGCTGTCACCCAGAAAAGTCTGAATACTCTTCTGGATCAGATTAATAATCTGAATGAAATCGCTACTTCATTTTCTTCATTTGCCAAAATGCCTAATCCTAAATCTGAAAGGATTGAAGTGTCCGGAATTGCGGAAAGTGTGGTAAACCTGTACAACAATAGCAAAGATGCCATCGTTGAGATTTTTAAGGAACCTGGGAAATATTATGTCATAGGTGATGAACAAGCTATGAATAGTATTTTTACTAACTTGATTCTGAATGGAATCCAGTCTGTGCCTTATGAGCGTAAACCTCATGTCAAAGTCATTTTCAGTGAGGAAGATTCTAAAAATCTTTTGATTGAAATCCGTGACAATGGCTCCGGAATTCCTGAATCTGTGAGAAGTAAAGTATTTATACCTAACTTCAGCACTAAATTCAGTGGATCGGGTATCGGTCTTGCGGTTGCCAAAAAAGGGGTAGAACATGCAGGGGGCAAAATCTGGTTTACAACTGAGGACGGAATCGGGACTTCATTTTTTATTGAATTGCCATTAATTCATTGA
- the cyoE gene encoding heme o synthase translates to MQSVSRLNILHLVGFKSKEYFRLLKFRLSLTVVFSAVMGYILGGGKSMDWTLFGIFALGGMCLTGASNILNQVYEKDSDKLMDRTKKRPVPTGSVSVPEAIFLASVLGALSIFLFAEYFNFKTAILGFASLVLYAFAYTPLKTKTPLAVFVGAIPGALPPMIGWIAATDKFGWEPGILFGIQFFWQLPHYWAIAWVLDEDYQKAGIRLLPNAGGRTSETAFQIMIYTLFLIPLGFMPYFLGMTGITSAIVTLIAGILFLAQTFYLMKECSKRAALLIMFGSFLYLPIVQIAFVLDKV, encoded by the coding sequence ATGCAGTCAGTAAGTAGATTAAATATTCTTCACCTGGTGGGATTTAAATCTAAGGAGTATTTTAGATTATTAAAGTTCCGTCTTTCCCTTACAGTGGTTTTTTCTGCGGTTATGGGATATATTTTAGGTGGAGGAAAATCCATGGATTGGACTTTATTTGGAATATTTGCTCTTGGCGGGATGTGTCTTACAGGAGCAAGCAATATTCTGAATCAGGTTTATGAAAAAGATTCGGACAAATTAATGGATCGCACCAAAAAACGTCCGGTTCCTACTGGTAGTGTAAGTGTACCTGAAGCTATATTTCTCGCCTCTGTTTTAGGAGCTTTGTCAATATTCCTATTTGCCGAATACTTCAATTTTAAAACTGCTATTTTAGGTTTTGCATCATTAGTATTGTATGCCTTTGCCTATACTCCTTTAAAAACTAAAACACCATTAGCAGTTTTTGTAGGGGCTATTCCTGGGGCATTACCTCCAATGATTGGATGGATAGCAGCTACAGACAAATTTGGTTGGGAACCAGGTATATTGTTTGGAATTCAATTTTTCTGGCAGCTTCCTCATTACTGGGCTATTGCCTGGGTATTGGATGAGGATTATCAGAAAGCAGGTATAAGATTATTGCCGAATGCAGGAGGAAGAACTTCGGAGACAGCTTTTCAAATAATGATTTATACTTTATTCTTAATCCCATTAGGGTTTATGCCTTATTTTTTAGGTATGACCGGAATAACTTCTGCTATTGTAACTTTAATTGCGGGAATCTTATTTCTGGCTCAAACCTTTTATCTAATGAAGGAGTGTTCCAAAAGAGCAGCATTGCTGATTATGTTTGGATCTTTCCTTTATTTACCAATAGTACAAATTGCTTTTGTTTTGGATAAGGTATAG
- a CDS encoding cytochrome c oxidase subunit I yields MSVAESHLHDHHDDHEHDHHDLPWIKKYVFSEDHKVIAKQYLISGIIWAIIGGGLSLLFRLQLAYPDANFDWLKPILGGWIQNGKLDPEFYLALVTMHGTIMVFFVLTAGLSGTFSNFLIPLQIGARDMASGFLNMLSYWFFFVSGVIMLISLFIETGPAGGGWTVYPPLSALPQAISGSGLGMTLWLISMALFIISTLLGGLNYITTVINLRTNGMSFLRMPLTIWAFFITAIIGLLSFPVLFSAALLLIFDRTFGTSFFLSDIYIAGQALSFEGGSPVLFQHLFWFLGHPEVYIVLLPALGITSEIVATNSRKPIFGYKAMIGSMLAIAFLSFIVWAHHMFISGMNPFLGSIFMFLTLIIAVPSAVKAFNYITTLWRGNIIFTPAMLFSIGLVSFFISGGLTGIVLGNSAADIQLHDTYFVVAHFHIVMGSASFFGMLAGVYHWFPKMFGRMMDEKLGYLHFWITFIGVYMVFFPMHYIGIAGFPRRYYSFTGFDFTQSYTDLSQIITIAAIVTFAAQFIFLFNFFFSIFKGRRATENPWRSNTLEWTTPIEPGHGNWPGAIPTVYRWAYDYSKPGAEDDFIPQNVPFSETKGSNFPHENEQMVAEAESIHGK; encoded by the coding sequence ATGTCTGTAGCCGAAAGTCATTTGCACGACCATCATGATGATCATGAACATGATCACCATGATTTACCTTGGATTAAAAAGTATGTATTTAGCGAAGATCACAAGGTTATTGCCAAACAATATCTGATTTCAGGTATTATCTGGGCAATTATCGGAGGCGGTTTATCATTACTTTTCAGACTTCAGTTAGCTTATCCGGATGCTAATTTTGATTGGCTGAAGCCTATATTGGGTGGATGGATCCAGAATGGAAAATTAGATCCAGAATTTTATCTGGCACTTGTTACAATGCACGGAACAATCATGGTATTCTTTGTATTGACTGCTGGGTTGAGTGGTACTTTCAGTAATTTCCTAATTCCTTTACAAATAGGAGCAAGAGATATGGCTTCAGGATTCCTGAACATGTTATCTTACTGGTTCTTCTTTGTATCAGGAGTTATAATGTTGATCAGTTTATTTATTGAAACAGGTCCTGCAGGTGGTGGATGGACAGTATATCCTCCGTTAAGTGCATTACCTCAGGCAATTTCTGGTTCTGGACTTGGTATGACATTGTGGCTGATCAGTATGGCTTTGTTCATAATTTCTACCTTATTAGGTGGTTTGAACTATATTACAACTGTTATCAACTTAAGAACTAATGGTATGTCATTTTTAAGAATGCCACTTACAATTTGGGCATTTTTCATTACTGCAATCATTGGTCTATTATCATTCCCAGTATTATTTTCTGCTGCACTATTATTAATATTCGATAGAACTTTCGGTACAAGCTTTTTCCTTTCTGATATTTATATCGCTGGTCAGGCTTTATCATTTGAAGGTGGTAGCCCTGTCTTGTTCCAGCATTTATTCTGGTTCTTAGGTCACCCTGAAGTATATATCGTATTACTTCCTGCATTGGGAATCACTTCTGAGATTGTCGCTACAAATTCCAGAAAGCCTATTTTCGGGTATAAAGCCATGATTGGTTCTATGTTAGCTATAGCTTTCTTATCGTTTATAGTTTGGGCACACCACATGTTTATTTCAGGTATGAATCCATTCCTGGGATCAATCTTTATGTTCCTAACTTTGATTATTGCAGTTCCATCTGCTGTTAAGGCATTTAACTATATTACAACTCTTTGGAGAGGAAATATCATTTTCACTCCTGCAATGTTATTCTCTATAGGTCTTGTATCATTCTTTATATCTGGAGGTTTAACTGGTATTGTTCTAGGTAACTCTGCTGCTGACATTCAGTTGCACGATACTTATTTCGTAGTTGCTCACTTCCACATAGTAATGGGTAGTGCTTCATTCTTTGGTATGCTTGCAGGTGTTTACCATTGGTTCCCTAAAATGTTCGGAAGAATGATGGATGAAAAACTGGGATATTTACATTTCTGGATAACATTCATTGGTGTATACATGGTATTTTTCCCAATGCATTATATTGGAATTGCAGGTTTTCCTAGAAGATACTATTCATTCACCGGATTTGATTTTACACAGAGCTATACAGACTTGTCTCAGATTATTACAATAGCTGCTATTGTAACTTTTGCTGCACAGTTTATATTCTTATTCAATTTCTTCTTTAGCATATTCAAAGGTAGAAGAGCTACTGAGAATCCTTGGAGATCTAACACTCTTGAGTGGACTACACCAATTGAGCCGGGTCATGGCAACTGGCCTGGGGCTATACCTACAGTTTACAGATGGGCATATGACTATAGTAAGCCTGGAGCTGAAGATGATTTCATACCTCAGAACGTTCCGTTCTCTGAAACAAAGGGATCTAATTTCCCTCATGAGAATGAACAAATGGTAGCTGAGGCTGAGAGTATTCATGGAAAATAA
- a CDS encoding COX15/CtaA family protein: protein MENNSDYKRFGKVTLVTLIAVYLLILAGGIVRSTGSGMGCPDWPKCFGNYIPPTHISELPLDYKERYKVHGFEAEFNPVKTWIEYINRLMGALVGFLMLLVVSFSVPLIKKDWSLFALSLLTLFLIGFEAWLGKLVVSSNLAPMMVTIHMGGSLVIVGLLIWILIKTFPQNFTYLNGPAHSKFNFLVIFLLFLTFLQITIGTQVREEIDIIIVKSNNSNRELWIDSLGDSFLFHRIIGYALLFLSGYLFFGFRNIIHNKVIIKSVSAVFYCLVVETLAGIALAVFSLPPYLQPLHLLLATIVFGILFFVFTIINVNLEGFKMKAKLNY from the coding sequence ATGGAAAATAATTCAGACTATAAAAGATTCGGTAAAGTAACTTTAGTTACTTTAATAGCAGTCTATTTATTGATATTGGCTGGAGGAATAGTAAGAAGTACTGGCTCAGGTATGGGATGTCCCGACTGGCCAAAATGTTTCGGCAACTATATTCCTCCAACCCATATCAGTGAACTCCCCTTAGATTATAAGGAGCGTTATAAAGTTCACGGTTTTGAAGCAGAATTTAATCCAGTCAAAACATGGATTGAATATATTAACAGATTAATGGGAGCTTTAGTAGGATTCTTGATGTTGTTGGTTGTAAGTTTCTCTGTTCCATTAATAAAAAAAGATTGGAGCCTGTTTGCGTTAAGTTTGCTGACACTTTTCCTGATTGGTTTTGAAGCCTGGCTTGGGAAATTGGTTGTTTCTTCAAACTTAGCACCTATGATGGTTACAATACATATGGGCGGTTCTTTAGTTATTGTAGGTTTGCTGATCTGGATTTTAATCAAAACATTTCCTCAGAACTTTACATACTTGAATGGACCAGCTCATTCTAAATTTAATTTCCTGGTTATATTTCTTTTGTTTTTAACCTTTCTACAGATTACCATAGGAACTCAGGTTAGAGAAGAAATTGATATAATCATAGTAAAAAGTAACAATTCTAATAGGGAACTTTGGATTGATAGTTTAGGAGATTCTTTTTTGTTCCATAGGATTATCGGTTATGCATTGTTGTTCTTATCAGGGTATTTGTTCTTTGGATTTAGAAATATCATACATAATAAAGTAATAATTAAGTCTGTCTCAGCTGTTTTCTACTGTTTAGTAGTTGAAACATTAGCAGGTATAGCATTAGCTGTCTTCAGCTTGCCACCATATCTTCAACCATTACATTTGTTATTAGCGACAATAGTTTTCGGTATACTGTTTTTCGTTTTTACAATAATAAATGTTAATCTTGAGGGTTTTAAGATGAAAGCTAAATTGAATTATTAA
- a CDS encoding cytochrome c oxidase subunit 3, with protein MNQHELNLQSSEPQKPLSMHPKKFAFWLFLVTILMIFAALTSAYIVRRADGGWLEFELPSIFWLNSVIIVLSSVTMQLAYFAAKNDSLEKTKLYLLITSVLGLAFLVGQFYAWGDLVEINVFFGGKGSNPSGSFLYVLTGLHGLHLVSAVILLWVVFAQSFKYKVHSKSMLVIECCTTYWHFLGGLWIYLFGFLLLNH; from the coding sequence ATGAATCAACACGAATTAAATTTACAATCAAGCGAGCCTCAGAAGCCGCTGTCAATGCATCCGAAAAAGTTCGCTTTCTGGCTTTTTCTTGTGACAATCTTGATGATTTTCGCTGCATTAACTAGTGCGTATATTGTGAGAAGGGCAGACGGAGGATGGTTGGAGTTTGAACTCCCTTCAATTTTCTGGCTTAACTCTGTTATAATCGTTTTAAGTTCAGTGACAATGCAGCTTGCCTATTTTGCTGCTAAAAATGATAGCCTCGAGAAAACTAAATTATACTTGTTAATTACCAGTGTTTTAGGTTTAGCCTTTTTAGTGGGGCAATTTTATGCTTGGGGAGATCTTGTAGAAATTAATGTTTTCTTTGGAGGAAAGGGGAGCAATCCTTCTGGTTCATTTCTGTATGTATTGACGGGTTTGCATGGTTTGCACCTGGTTTCTGCAGTAATCTTACTTTGGGTAGTATTTGCTCAAAGTTTCAAATATAAAGTTCATTCAAAGAGCATGCTTGTAATAGAATGCTGTACAACGTATTGGCATTTCCTTGGTGGACTTTGGATATATTTGTTTGGATTTTTATTACTTAACCATTAA
- a CDS encoding DUF420 domain-containing protein, which produces MNTQINPVIEKRDNLYLIIIGILSVAVPVLVSVLFYLPQTGKLGDLDVSFLPHLNAVLNTCTSLALLAGFYFIKFKKDARLHRTAMLVAFCLSSLFLISYVIYHYQGPQTKYGDIDDNLVLDAAELAAVGFTRTIYMFILVTHIILAAVVVPFVLFAIYFGISNQFAKHVKIVKWTFPIWLYVAITGVIVYLMISPYYGA; this is translated from the coding sequence ATGAATACGCAAATTAATCCGGTTATTGAAAAAAGGGATAATCTCTATCTGATTATCATTGGTATACTGTCTGTGGCAGTACCAGTATTGGTTTCTGTGCTATTTTACCTACCACAAACAGGAAAGCTAGGAGATTTAGATGTTTCCTTTTTACCTCATCTCAATGCAGTATTAAACACTTGTACCTCTCTTGCTCTTTTGGCAGGGTTTTACTTTATAAAATTTAAAAAAGATGCAAGACTACATAGAACCGCAATGCTGGTTGCTTTTTGTCTTTCAAGTCTTTTTCTTATTTCATATGTAATTTATCATTATCAAGGACCGCAAACCAAATACGGAGATATTGATGATAATCTTGTATTGGATGCGGCTGAATTAGCTGCTGTTGGTTTTACCAGAACTATTTATATGTTTATTCTTGTTACGCATATTATATTGGCAGCAGTCGTTGTGCCCTTTGTTTTATTTGCTATTTACTTTGGAATATCTAATCAGTTCGCAAAACACGTGAAAATTGTAAAATGGACTTTCCCGATCTGGTTGTATGTAGCGATTACAGGGGTTATAGTATATTTAATGATTAGTCCTTATTATGGAGCTTAA
- a CDS encoding cytochrome C oxidase subunit IV family protein, protein MGHGHHTTAHAPQVLPKDKEKIKKIWMTALILAVVTAIEFLLAFTMERGVLLTSIFVLLTFVKSFYIVAEFMHLKYETKTLIWSIVIPTLFIVWLVVALLVEGDAILHFRNLWQWYTGLGK, encoded by the coding sequence ATGGGACACGGTCATCATACAACAGCACATGCTCCTCAGGTGCTTCCAAAGGATAAAGAGAAAATTAAAAAAATCTGGATGACAGCTCTTATCCTTGCGGTTGTAACTGCAATAGAATTCTTATTAGCATTTACAATGGAAAGAGGTGTATTACTTACATCTATATTTGTTCTTTTAACGTTCGTAAAATCTTTCTACATAGTAGCAGAATTTATGCACCTTAAATATGAGACGAAAACTTTAATCTGGTCGATTGTAATACCAACGCTTTTTATCGTTTGGTTAGTAGTGGCACTATTAGTTGAAGGAGATGCGATATTGCACTTCAGAAATCTTTGGCAATGGTATACTGGCTTAGGTAAATAA